The sequence agagcgaatccccacaatactcAGAATAAGATAATCAGGGTGGCGGGTGACATAAAACTGGGTCCTTTTTGGTGTTGCCCTCAATAATTTACAGAGAATACCTGTTTCTTGATTCTTAATATGCGCTTAATgtgaacaacgcgtttcggacttCAATTGGATCCTTCTTCAAGTTTGGGaagtgttttctttttctttctcatAACAAAATAACAGCTATTGAAAACGTAACACTGATATAATAAAATACTTGTAGCATTTCCTTTAGTGAGGGTAAACTATTAAGGTCAGGCCCTAATGCATCAATACCGCAGATCTGTTCTCTCAGACACCTTTTCTAGATCAGAAGAAGGATCGGCCAAAAGGAGAGGGAAACATTTTCCAAGAAAATGTTACAAAATGTTTCCCCTCACCTTTGAAACATGCTACGATGCAGGAGAACAGATCTCACGTAAGTGCTACAGGGTTCTTTTAGTATTTTTAAGAAGAAAAACTCAGCACTTCCATTAGCATTCCAATATACCAAACTGTCAGACAATCAGGTGCCATATCATAGGAATCCAGGTCAAGCCATAAACACTTCAATGAAAAGAAAGGATGAGCAATCCGCAGTTACAGGTCAGTCATTACAGTAAAACTTTCGGTAGACAGCTGTACACAGTATGGCGTGCAGACAGCAAACAACTTCAactctgtctttttttttatccattttagTTAATTTCCTTCTTTAAACAGAAGCCTTATTCTTTGCAAGATGTCTTAGTTAGGTCACTTCCCCAATCCTAGGGTTAATATAATTCAATCTACTAGCAGAGAGTCTAACAAGGATGTCTCGAGATTTCTAATGCCTGCTCTCCTAGTAGATCATTCCGTGCCATTTTTCCCACATTAGTTTCAGCAATGGAGAAacgaaaacctttttttttttcaagtaggGTCCTGTGCCTTAAGATTTTCCAAATGATTGAGTCAGTCTCTCCTTCATCCTCGAAACAAGGTAACCCTTCATCTGCCAGCAGTTTTCTCATTTTCAAGCAAATGACTGTATTACTGTGTCAGCTTAATTTCCATAAGTGAGCTGAATACACAGACATTAGTCCCATTAGAACTCTACCCTAAACCActttaaatgttttttaaaaTTGTTCCACATTTTTTGAGAACTGTACTCTCGTAAAACAATGTTTAACCCTCCCTGATCCACGAGTCAACTGCTACCCGCTACTAGTAATTATGCAGTAATCATTGTCATCTATTAGCCTATTTATCTTTTTTGGCAAGATATATAAGACATTAGTAAGGTCCAGATTTAGTACCATTTGGGGGGCATTTTGTAAATTCAGTGATTTATTGACCAGTCTTAACCCCCGCTGGCATCAGATATGTCACAATTATGAAGAGGCATATGCTAAATAATGTGTAGATTTCAAGTATATTATATGCCAATTTTCTGGCATAGATTATAATAAATGTGCCAGATGGTGTCAAGCCCCAGCACCCACTCTCCATCATTTGGAAAAGTGGAGAGCAAAGCCTATGAAAGTAGTCAATTTATGCACTAGTGAAGCAATTTGTGATGCCACTGGTGGTTCTCCCCTTGGTGCTCCCCAGGCCATGCAGTGATGGGAGGGGCGCACCCTGATGATATGGGGCTCTTCTGCCTAGTGGAtgtttggggtgcccttggtgttaagttgtggggtgcaaggcagggtcctgGGGATGTGTGGCAGTGATCCACAAATGATGAGGCCAGTTTTGAAACTTCTGCAGCTCACAAATATCTCCACTTTTAGAAGGCAGGTACAGTTCTTATCACACATATTGCATATTTCGCtttccctaaggctactttcacactcacgtttggtgtggattcgtcatggatctgcacagacggatccgttcagataatacaactgtctgcatccattcataatggatccgtttgtattatctttaacatagccaagacggatctgtcttgaacaccattgaaagtcaatggaggacggatccgttttctattgtgccagattggctCAGTTTCATTAGACGGAcaagcaagcagcgttttggtgtctgtctccaaagcggaatggagatggaacggaggcaaactgatgcattctgagcggatccttttccattcagaatacattagaatgctaactgatccgttttggtccgcttgtgagagccctgaacggatctcacaaacgaaaaTGCCAaatcgccagtgtgaaagtagccaaagttGTATCTAGAATACAGTAAGCCAAATAAAGTTCTCTCTGAATCTCTTTCTATATAACCTGTACAACTTTCTCAAATTCGGCCAAGGGGCTCAATCAGTATTACTGCGGTTCAGGTGATCAAACTGTCTCTTTCATGTAGCAGGGGGGCCTGAGGTCTATATTACCCACCACTATGCAGCGAAATTCAATACAGGCATAGTGGCAAGAAAAAAGGAAGGCTAAGGGAAGGTATGGGGCTTTGCGCAGACCACTGGGTTTACAATAACTTACACCATAATCTGGCATAAGTTATAGCTGAAGCCTATGCCAGCCCCTAGCTGGACGGACTGCCAGAGATGCGAGTAATTTAGTAAGAGGCATCTGaacaaattaggtgcatctcactCCTGGGCACAGGATTCAAGGCTGGTGTATGAGaataccagtcttgataaatgtaccCCTATATATTaatgtgctcagctcctcctgctctataacaagatGCCCACAAATCAGACTGCATGTTGAGTgttacaggttccttttaaaataAAGTCTACAAATGTGCAGAGCTAACATTTTTCCGTTACTATGATAGTGACTTGAGGCTGTTTGAAATAACTGCATTTCTTCTTTTATTACAGATTCCAGCCGGTTTAACGAAGCTCAGCTCAGAATTGTTCATATATCAGAAGCATTTTGATTGGCTGAAGAAAGCCGCACACGTTGTCCGCCCCTTAGACCATGAATTTACCAGCATCCACAATCGTATTGACAAGCTGGTGAAAAAAATTGACTTCTTGGTAAGCAAATGGTGACTGCTAAAATGAATTGATATGTTTAGAGAAAATATACACATTATatgagtttttatatttatattataattataGGAATAATTATAATCCTATGCCATGATTTACCTCTTGTATCTTTATTTTAAATATGGGGAAAATATGGTTTAAAAGCGTCATGTCATAAAACCAGCTTACCTCTCTGACCTCTCTACCCCCTGGGCTATCAAGTATCAAGGGCCTGGGCTATCAAGTACAGTAAAACCTCTACAAAAGACCTCCTCCTTGAGAAGATCACTAGTAGAATTCTTGCGACAGATCTTCAGTTCCACCATTTAGTATATTATGCACACCAGCCATTTTATCTTTAAGAAGAATACCCTCACAAAAGACCATCTTTCAATTTTGGACAGTCATCTTACAGACGTCTAACTATACTGGGACTGGGGTACATCGTCTCTGGCTACTGCAGGGGAAATGTAGAATGATATAGTAGGCATTCAAATGGATCATGTAGTGCATAGATGGCTGGATCCACAGGGGGGCTTATATGGCCTAAAAGGGGCATGCAAAACTCAATTCTAAGTAATTACAATATTAAGCAGTCACCACCACGcatgacgggtcctctttaatgcaTGCCTCCCAAATGTATGCCAAAAAGACTCTTGGTATATGTCCGGCTCATACCCTATGGGCATTTTCAGGATATACACTGTATCTCGTATAACGTATACCCCCCATTTAGGGAAAAACGAAGGTTTTAAAGCAGCGTAACATATATTAATTTCTCACTTCTTTCAGATGACAAAGATGAACATCGCACGTGTTAGTGACCCTCCTTTGCCGCAGCTTCCTAACACAACCACCCAGTGGGGTGTAGTGCAAACTGGCCATGCTATATTCCACCACTTTCACCTCTTCTTGGATTATACAACACGTCTTGTCGTTCTGATGAAAAATAAGTTGTAGACAAAGCTTCCAACTTCAAGATCTGCTCCAAAAATGGTCGAATTGCAATTATAAGAAAATGTGCCTTTATGAAACCAAAATGGACATTCCTCGATTCTGGAAGTTCCAGTTCTTTCAGAGATTTGCTCCTCTTGTGCCTGGTTTATGGTACTTTTCATGCATGGTACACTGATGTCTCTGGTCTATTTATAatgctgtttatttatttatttatttattttccttattaatatttaatttttttaagtcaaTATATGATCAGGCAGATTTTTCTAAGGATATGTTGTTTTTCTTATTATATTTAATTATGGGTTATTACTTATTTTTTAAGAAATAATCACcattttgtttacattttatgAATGTCCTCAGAAAGATGACAGCTTCAACTGTCCAAACTGCAGGTCATTGGGAACAAAACTTACTTGTCTTCCGTTtggctttttataatttttatttttactaaaaaACTCAAAATGACATGGAAAGGGGTGCATGGAATGAATGTATTGAATTTGATATTATGATGAATAATATTGGTTCATTTTATTTGATAATTTTTATATTCAgtttcacagtataatgaccccttcACAAATCATATGGGAGGTTCTATGTCTCACATTGCCCTTGAGATCAAAGTGCAGCACAAGGTAGAGGAGAAACATTCCCTAAGACATATTAGAGATTCTTGCCTTTCTCTGCTCCGATCCTTCTTTTGATCAAGAAAGATGTACAGAAAAATGGATAATCCAAATaagatgtgaaaggggcctaacacaatGAATCTTGAAACAATGAGAATTATAAAACTACATTTTGATTTGatttcctaaaaaaaaagcaTTGTCCTGCAAgtacctttttttaaaaaaaaaaagaggtcagaatgatattaaaaaacaaaaaaagtgatACCTCCCCCACTTTCGCCACCACTCCTGTTCCAATgcttcctctgtcccctccagtctTTATGTCTTCCAAAACAAAGGAAATGACCATTCGGCCAGTCACCGACTAAGGCAGGTCACTGCagtggtcagtgattggctgaacagTCATTGTCTGTGTTGAGATGAACTAGTGGAAGGTGTTGGTTGGGAGCACCTGGGGGATCggtgaggtgtgtattattactatttttttttatttaagtctgaacctttttgtaaaataaaattactggtTGGGCATCCCCTTTAAATCTTGAGAGGTATCAAATGGATAAAATGTATTCTTAAATTCTAAATGGAACCAAGCTCACGTATAGAATGACTTATTTGAGGTCTTAAAACAGTTTTgtataaatgttattttattcacCTTGTATAGGCCCATTAAGAATGTAAGTGTTGTACCAATTTGCAGAAGATGAACTCTTTATGAGCAAATCTGTGCTCGTAGAGAGGTTATTCAGGCTTCAAATAAAGGGGCTATGAGATCCCCATTGATAACTTGTTGGCCTGACCGGTGACCACAACAGCTAAATGCTAGCTGCAGAGGAAACCTCGGTATGGTTCACATGTTAAGTCATTGGTTGCCATAGTGTTGTGTGAGACGGTGCGTCATAGATGTAGAGGTATAAGCACATAAGCTGGGTTATTTAACTGACGTCCAGCCCATATCAAGATTTTTTAGagtctggaaaccccctttaattcagtcttacttttttttatttttaaaaaggacATCAAAATGGGAATAGTAGCGGTGGGATCCCCAGCTGGTACCTGGAACAAATATCATTTTGTTTCAGCTCTACACTGCCGTCGTTCACATGTCAACAGACTACATATTGTATTAAGATAGTGATGGCCTGCGGTAGATGTTACCTATATTACATTGCGTAGTAAGGTTTGCCTTGGCTGTTCCTTTAAATTATGTTTAAAACATTAATCTCAGGTTACTGGAAAATATTGCTGGCAGCACAATACACCATTTCAGTGCTCATTAcattaattatttttaatatttatggGTGTTTGATTCTCCTAACATTTGGCTCAGAGTATTTTATGATTTTCCTCTTGTTTTCGTTCACCTTCTCATTTGTGGACTGTTCTGAAAGGGTGTGACACACCAAGCATCCCAGCACTCACTCCTTCCACTTAGAGATGTGCAGAAATATTATGTCTTGTTGTAACAAACTGGCTTTTCTCATCTAGACTGGATGACATatctacagtacagtacagtaattcatGAAGTGTCAGGGACACCTAGTGGCTGCTTGTGGAACTTCACAATTACGAGCTGAATACACTTGATTGTAAATTAATGGCTTTCGGAAAGTTTTTTTTATAAGTTTTATTAAATTGTAAAACATTCTAGTAAAACAACTTTTATACCAACTTGCAGACCTACAGTGAGTTTACTATTTAAAGCCTGAAATGTAAAATTAAGAATTCAGGTTTTCCTACAGTTAGAGTCCAGAAGGCTGAGATATGGGGAGTGGTTTGGTGGGGTTCACATAATATGGAGCTGTTTTAGCTTTCCCATTGATTGCCTGTGACATGGAGGGAAAAAGGGTAGTCACTGACACCCAAAGGTCTTAAAAAGTCTATAATCTTGGCAAAAATCGTTCTTTGTTCCTAAAATgtcaatttttggggatttgatcAAGAGTTGAATTACTAAATCAATTATAATTCCCCATTAAAGAGGATGTCTACTCAAGAACGCCTCTTTTAATATGCCCCGTTGGGTCATAGACATCCTAAAGGGTGGTCTCCCACTAGGAATTCTGCTGTATTAGCTAGAGTGAAGAGCTGCTGCAAAATGGTGGACAATTCCTATCCATCTGTTGTTTGGATGGACCAAAATTGATTTGCTGGAATGTAATACTATCTTCTTCCAACAAAAACAGTAGAATAATGAGGGTTTCTGAAATAGAACCATCAGCAATCCTTCGATCACCAGGTCAGCTTCAATTTAAAAAGCAACTGTTGCGAACATATACAGttagtatatatgcacagctttaCCCGTCTCACCCTTAGATTAATCTTACTGATTGACATATGATTTTGTCATTGAAAAACATTCCCAGCTGACCACCTTGTTCCCTCCATGTTACTGCCTAAAGGAgcaaagaaaaggaactccattgGACCCCGGTCAGAATGATAGCAGTGGAACTGAGCAGAATTGACTTAAGCGGTTTTCTGTAGTGAAGCTTATCCAATATTTTTGTAGTCTTTTTACATTTGCAGATTTCTGCCAATCAATATAATAATGTCCCTCGTTTACAGATCTTGTCTCACATCACCATTACTGAAACAGCAGAACGTGACCCATTCTGCTGCTTGCCGGCCACATGGTGGTCAGGGCTCAGTCTCATTTTGCCTTAGTAATGGTGTTCATGTGGGCCAATAATACCCTGAATAATGGGTTGGTGCGGCCATTCGTTTACATTATAGTTGGCAGTACATTACTGTTTGCACAGTGAAATCTGTTGCCagcaaaatgtctttttttatgcTGACATAAAggatccgatcagctgtttgttgGC is a genomic window of Bufo bufo chromosome 1, aBufBuf1.1, whole genome shotgun sequence containing:
- the IL11 gene encoding interleukin-11 — protein: MKSTFYQIILAIMSICEGIWSIPLIKPKPSDPKAEFDSVLSMAKHLLSDTKHLYNNFKTKYPYEGEHKLESLPVLSINAAELSTIQIPAGLTKLSSELFIYQKHFDWLKKAAHVVRPLDHEFTSIHNRIDKLVKKIDFLMTKMNIARVSDPPLPQLPNTTTQWGVVQTGHAIFHHFHLFLDYTTRLVVLMKNKL